The following proteins are encoded in a genomic region of Bubalus kerabau isolate K-KA32 ecotype Philippines breed swamp buffalo chromosome 13, PCC_UOA_SB_1v2, whole genome shotgun sequence:
- the LOC129626173 gene encoding coiled-coil domain-containing protein 24-like, whose amino-acid sequence MHLDITILDEGRSRSPSTDSLPSVWTKLTPGAAGTPAESHMPALLLTPEPDRRSVVEQKRAPEASGSGPSNSSRGDGRPNGMRLGRGLSEGQAGGVACETRKLARREWVQMSDRASGGQRRGRAIPRDSQSLWELVEEHVPLPERPEVKRILGETTVNLSLELQAEVVMLQSLLQEARSIQASGSRPTSDLSSLLAPPPLLRDLVCQELQQLLQGLCQKAICEGWDQTHAWVQYSLSVLCFALEEPRRDLPEQEMFQMRAGEPSNCHWDLSVIKDQLNMSHTDQATRHCPCPRALLEEECLALEREIPILQRCLEDEYSRAPRPSEASLEPTLAELKGQKAAMQQELRAPLRPSYVSPSHRHPPKGLAGGGLVPALTLVPLEDPDKAQQQLRNRNRNFIKTYGP is encoded by the exons TCACACATGCCTGCTCTGCTGCTTACGCCTGAACCAGACCG TCGGTCAGTAGTAGAGCAGAAGAGAGCGCCAGAGGCCAGCGGCTCTGGACCGAGCAACTCTAGTCGTGGGGACGGGCGACCGAACGGAATGAGGCTTGGGAGAGGCCTGTCCGAGGGACAGGCTGGGGGCGTGGCCTGTGAGACCCGGAAGCTGGCGAGGCGTGAGTGG GTCCAAATGAGCGACCGCGCGTCTGGGGGGCAGCGGCGCGGGCGGGCCATACCTAGGGACTCCCAGTCACTGTGGGAACTGGTGGAAGAGCACGTTCCGCTCCCGGAGCGGCCCGAAGTGAAGAGGATTCTAGGGGAGACGACAGTGAATCTGAGCCTGGAGCTACAGGCAGAG GTAGTGATGTTACAATCATTGCTCCAAGAGGCTCGATCTATCCAAGCCTCTGGATCGCGCCCCACCTCTGACCTCTCCTCCCTTCTGGCACCACCGCCCCTCTTAAGAGATCTTGTGTGCCAGGAACTGCAGCAGCTGCTCCAAGGTCTCTGCCAGAAGGCCATCTGTGAGGGCTG GGACCAGACCCATGCGTGGGTCCAGTATAGCCTCAGCGTCCTGTGCTTTGCCTTGGAGGAGCCCAGGCGTGATTTGCCAGAACAGGAGATGTTCCAGATGAGAGCTGGTGAACCCAG CAACTGTCACTGGGACCTCAGCGTCATCAAGGACCAGCTGAACATGTCCCACACTGACCAGGCGACCAG GCACTGTCCATGTCCCCGGGCCCTCCTGGAAGAAGAGTGCCTTGCGCTAGAGAGGGAGATTCCCATCTTGCAG CGCTGCCTGGAAGATGAGTATTCAAGGGCCCCTCGGCCCTCTGAGGCAAGCCTAGAGCCCACCCTGGCAG AGCTAAAGGGACAGAAGGCAGCCATGCAACAGGAGCTTCGGGCACCTCTGAGGCCTTCCTATGTCTCCCCCAGCCACAG GCATCCCCCCAAAGGCCTGGCAGGAGGAGGTCTTGTCCCAGCCCTGACTCTTGTCCCCCTGGAGGACCCAGACAAAGCACAGCAGCAGCTCAGAAACAGGAATAGAAATTTCATTAAAACCTATGGACCTTAA